The DNA segment TTCCATTGGCAAAAACTTCTCAACTTACAATTGACTTCAATATCCAAATATTCCAGATTAGGAAAGACAGAGTTAACAGTTACATGTGTCTCATCCTCAATCACGTCAATCATCTCTTTGCAACGGTATATATGTAGTGTATTGAGATTAACAAGAGCTTTTGCTATTGAAGATGATATTAAGTTTCTGATGCCATCAACTTTAAATATAATCAAGGTCTCAAGATTTTGAAAGAAACTGATTGGGATGTGGCGACACCACATATTGTTTATTTTATCGGGCATGTTCCATAGATCAAGTGTCTTTAGGCCAATAATTTCAACCTGTAAAAGATAgacaaattatataatatttcatcgATTGCTCAAAATGAAATCATTTTAATGTAAATGTAGAATCCAAATAGACTATAAGTAATCAAAACTGTATGAAAACATAATCACTTCCCATTTTGCTAGTTAACACTAAATTACAAATAGCACAACAATAAAATATCAACGATTTATTTGTTGATGcaacaaaacattaaaaaaaatctcaaagaaATTCCATTTTAGCAATGGCcatgattataaaataaaacaaaaaacagtATATGAATCTTATACATATTCCTTATACTACTATTCAAACCCAATAACGATGAAATATTTGTTTCTCGATCTGTATATTAATTAGCATCTTGACACATATGacgttatattatttaaaatacgaAGAAAAGACGTACCTTtttattgcaaaataaatgaAGAGAATTCTGGTCGTGGGTGGCTTCTGAATCTATTGCCACAAAACTATTCAGCCTCGGCAAATTTCCAATCAACAACTCTTCCAGCTTTGGAAACTTGATGCTTTCAACACCTCCGTAAAATGTTGTCAGGGATGAGAGATTCTCCAGTCTCAGTACCCTCAATTCTTGGAATATGATGTGGCGATTTCCATCATCCCTAAATATTTCTTCTATATTGTCAGAACCACTAACGACGATCTTCTCAATCATGCCGGCAGGGAATTGGTCGATTTTGGTTCGGAGATTTGGGCAGTTTCCGATTTCTAGTTCTATCAACAGGGGGGATTTTATGATTTCAACTCCTTGGGTGAAAGCTAAAAGGTTTGGCAGATATAACAGTGTCAGTGCCTTCAACTTTGGGAACTCAATAACAGAAGCCTCTGTGTTGCTTTCCATTTCATTCCACAACACTTGTTCAATCGTATCACATGAATGTATTACAAGGCTTTGAAGTTGTACAAGACTCCTTGCTGTTGCCATTGAGAAGAGATATCGTAGATTGGAACAATCTTCAATGCTTATGGTCTTGAGGTTGACCAGTGAAACATTCTGATTTGGACTCTTCCACAAATATCCCAACTTGGGAAGATAGTCAACAGCTAGTGATTCTAGAGTTTGGAAGGAATTGGATCCCTCTGGAATTGGACCATCAATTATCTCTTCCAACTCTCCGAGATTTCTCAGCCGCAGGTGCTCCAACATGGGGAGTTTGCAATCGATTGCATTCATCAATTTCTCCACCGTTGAACAATTATGAAATACGAGCTCCCTCAAGCTTTCAATCTCTCCTAGATTAAAATCGTTTGAACCATCTCCACTTAATGCTAGTGACTCGGTGTTCTTTCCCAGTCGCCGAATCCAATTTCCTACTGTCACGTCTCTCGGTAATTGGAGTGTGATTCTTCTCTCATGCTTCTTTCCATCAAATGAATATCGGTACTCAGAAGCACATATTCGTTATCTTCTTAACTGCTTTGAAAGCAATATCTCTTGGGCAACCAAGTTGGGATCAAATATATCAATCTCCAAGCAAGTCAAATTGCCGAGAGACTCAAGTTCTGAAAGACTAGCATTCCTTTCTTCACTTACATTTCCCTTTGCTTCCCATTTGTTAAAGCAATCAACTATCTTCAATTCCTCCAACCCAACCAAGCTTGTTATGACACCAGCCACTATTCTTCGGAGTTCCAAGCAATTCCTCAATTCTAATAATCTTAGAAATTTCAATTCCCCAACATTTACTGGTAACTCTTCAATTTCGTGACAGCGCCAGACGCAAAGAATTTCCAAACTTGCTAACACTCCAACAATTGATATGTCTTTCACCTCACAATTTTCCAAGTGCAACTTTCTAAGTTTTTTTAGGAATTCCAGAGAGGATGGAagtgattgaaaattttgatgtgaAAAATACAAGACTGTCAGCTCCTTCATTCCTTTAAAACAAATATCACTGACATCAAATCTTTCAGGAAATTCTGAATAATTGGAATTCAGAATCATCAAGAGACGAAGATTTGGAAAATCCAACCCAACAGGAAGCTTGGCATTGGCAATTGAAATGTCCACTGACATCCAATTGCAATTGCGAGATGAATCTTTACTAGACAAATCCATCGAGGACACATTCAAAAACCCTTGCTTTTCTTTTGAACCAATGAAAATAGCAACATCACGAACAACATCATGCATTTTTACCTCATTTTCATCGCTACCAGTCATCAATAAAGAACGACTTCTAAGCCTCTCCAATATATTAGATGTTCTGTTTCTTCCATTTTCAATTTTGTAGATTCCCTCAAACATGCGTAACACAAAGCTGAGCAAAGCCAAGTCCTCAATCCGGATGTTATAATCTTCGGGAAACAAGCAACATAGCAGGAAAAGGGACTTTTCACTTTCATTTTCCAAGAAATCGTAACTCAGTTTCAGAGGCATATAAACATCTTTCACAACTTCCGGGAAATTCGTTGGGTTAGCTCCTCTCAGTTGTGAAAGTGCATCTTTCCATGTCTGTATACTTCCATCTTTCAGAGCTATACCAACGGTTACAAGCGCAATTGGCAAACATTTGCATTCTGCTGCGACTTCTGCTGCTATGGGACGCAAATATAAATCATCAACGCAATCACCAGATTTCTCTCTAAAAAGTGTCCAAGCTTCTTTTTTGTCTAAGACTTGTATTTCAATAACTTTATTGGCTTCCATTTTTCCACATACATTTTTGAGCCGAGATgtcaaaataattttgcatcCTCCATAAGGAACTCCTATAGCCTCCGGCTTAAAGCTTTTCCAAACATCATCAAATATTATGAGTTTCTTCTTCGAATCCATTAGCCTGGCGCGCAATTTATGTGCTCTACCATCCAAAGTCTCCTCGCTCAAATCCAAACGTAATATTTCTGCAATTTGCTTCTGAATTTTAAGCTCGTCAATTTGTTGACTGACAACTACAGTCACAACCTCGTCAAATAACTTCTCTTTTCTCACCCTATCCTCCATTCTTCGCACCATAGTTGTCTTCCCAACACCTCCCAAGCCCCAGATCGCTATCATGTGGACATTTCCATCTTTCAAAGACTCCATGATGTCTTCCTCGATGCGTTTTCTCGATTGAAACTCCGGAGTTGGTGCGTGAGAGACAGATACCATTGATGCCGGAGGGGCTGGATCAGCAATCCTAATCGAATTTCCTTCTTTTCGTAGTTTTGCGATGCCTTCTGCTGTTTCTTTGGCACTCTTTCCCACCGAATACCGCGGGATTATATTCCATCGCTTAAGATCATCGCAGCCCTGCAAAATCCTCGTCGCCTCCGCAAGCTTCTGAGTGCCTTCGTTTGACCAGTTTGCGACCTCAGTCGTAGCACTCTCGGCACGAAGCCGAGCCTCTTCAATATTTCCCTCCATATTGCGCCTTTCCCTTTCCAAACAACCGATTTCATCCCTCAGGCCTTGAACATTTCCGTCGAAGCACCACCAATAATTGATAAGGAGCTTGACGGGAGGCCAAATGACCTCAGTAACTATGACTTTTCCAACATCTTTTACATATTTAAGCGGATTTGAATAACAGTCTGCCATTAGAAAACAAGCGAATGGAGATGGAAAATCCAACGTGGATCTGTTCCCTTATGTTATCTGAAACAGAGAAAGATGGAATGAGATTAAAGAAGAAATGGATTTCGACGTAGAATAGTTGAGTTAGATACCATATGCCAGGCCCAAATGACCTACCTCTTCTCATTGCTTTCATTTAGATAcatttattcaaaaatttgcCGACAAAATTACTACTTTTTTGACAGCATTCGACAAAATATTGACAAATTTTTCTCAACAGTTGCACATGAAAGCATTTTTCTCTCACTTTTCTTCCACTGAAACAGAAAAGGCGATGAGATTAGAGACGGGGTTGACTTGCACTGTTCCTACAGTACCGTCTATGTCAACACCGAATGGTCCCTGATTTTTCTGACAAGTTCAATCTATTTAGATTATTCCATAAGTTCCTGACAAAAATAGTACATTTGAGGCATTTTAACATCAGATCTGAATGAACGAGAGATTAATGCAAGGAACTCACTCTGCTGCGATCATGACCGAAGGAGTACTGCTGGAACAGATTATGGTTCATGAGAGATAGATACCATTTTCTTCTTCTGCTTCTTACACAAAACCAGTAATCCTTGATTTGTTTTGGGCAGGAAGATAATTAAGTTCTTGTTTCGGCTCTTGCAGGGAGGAGACTAAAAGGATCTTAGAGTCAAGTGATGTAACTCCAATGGGCCAATTCCTTTTCATTTCCATAATTATTTACgaatgtatatatttaatattattttacggTGATAAACAATGGATtgataaatattattcaaattagGAAACTGACATTTGGACTTAATAAATATCAGCATCAtacaatatttttcctttacatCACCATTATCATCATTATAACTACCTACTTGGCACATGCGATGCGTGTGTacggttttttttataattatcgagagcttaaagtgaaatttgacaaattatcgagggactaaagtgctatttgaatagttgtaatttaaaaaaaaataaaaaaaatgttttttgtaatttaaaaaaaaacaaaaatgtaattgtgatataaaataagAGCAAAATCGGGAAATCAAAAGAcagatcaattttttttgtctCTATTAGAGAGATTCTTAATATAtagtaatagataatagatatatAGTAATAGATAATAAGCAACTTTCCTATTATTGTTATTTGGAAAAATCAGAAACTCCTTAAATTCATTGAACCCAACATTTTCCCAAACTCAAGTTAAAGCCAAcacatttattaaattttttttttaaaaaaaagcaagTCTTGAAGTTTGCGTCGAGGGActtgcttttttttaaaaaaaaaaaatttaaataaattttttggctTTAACTTGAGTTTGGGAAAAGTATgggtgtcaaaatgcaacacgacTCGTCAACACGACatgacccaacacgaaaaaaatcaggttcgggttggggtttttcgggttcgggttagtgcAGGGTTAGACGAGTTTCGGGTTGGGACaagttgggtcgcgggttgacccgaaatatttttttttgaaaatattacctatatttttatatattgtatgtttgaacaaaatttattgtatatttatatgatagaTTTTCACCATTTAAAATANTTATTCAAATTAGGAAACTGACATTTGGACTTAATAAATATCAGCAGCAtacaatatttttcctttatcatCACCATTATCATCATTATAACTACCTTCTTGGCACATGCGATGCGTGTGTacggttttttttataattatcgagagcttaaagtgaaatttgacaaattatcgagggactaaagtgctatttgaatagttgtaatttaaaaaaaaataaaaaaaatgttttttgtaattttaaaaaaaacaaaaatgtaattgtgatataaaataagGGCAAAATCGGGAAATCAAAAAACAGACCAATTTTTTTTGTCTCTATTAGAGAGATTCTTAATATATAGTAATAGATATATAAGTAATAGATACTAAGCAACTTTCCTATTATTGTTATTTGGAAAAATCAGAAACTCCTTAAATTCATTGAACCCAACATTTTCCCAAACTCAAGTTAAAGCCAAcacatttattaaattttttttttaaaaaaaagcaagTCTTGAAGTTTGCGTCGAGGGActtgcttttttttaaaaaaaaaaaatttaaataaatttgttggCTTTNNNNNNNNNNNNNNNNNNNNNNNNNNNNNNNNNNNNNNNNNNNNNNNNNNNNNNNNNNNNNNNNNNNNNNNNNNNNNNNNNNNNNNNNNNNNNNNNNNNNNNNNNNNNNNNNNNNNNNNNNNNNNNNNNNNNNNNNNNNNNNNNNNNNNNNNNNNNNNNNNNNNNNNNNNNNNNNNNNNNNNNNNNNNNNNNNNNNNNNNNNNNNNNNNNNNNNNNNNNNNNNNNNNNNNNNNNNNNNNNNNNNNNNNNNNNNNNNNNNNNNNNNNNNNNNNNNNNNNNNNNNNNNNNNNNNNNNNNNNNNNNNNNNNNNNNNNNNNNNNNNNNNNNNNNNNNNNNNNNNNNNNNNNNNNNNNNNNNNNNNNNNNNNNNNNNNNNNNNNNNNNNNNNNNNNNNNNNNNNNNNNNNNNNNNNNNNNNNNNNNNNNNNNNNNNNNNNNNNNNNNNNNNNNNNNNNNNNNNNNNNNNNNNNNNNNNNNNNNNNNNNNNNNNNNNNNNNNNNNNNNNNNNNNNNNNNNNNNNNNNNNNNNNNNNNNNNNNNNNNNNNNNNNNNNNNNNNNNNNNNNNNNNNNNNNNNNNNNNNNNNNNNNNNNNNNNNNNNNNNNNNNNNNNNNNNNNNNNNNNNNNNNNNNNNNNNNNNNNNNNNNNNNNNNNNNNNNNNNNNNNNNNNNNNNNNNNNNNNNNNNNNNNNNNNNNNNNNNNNNNNNNNNNNNNNNNNNNNNNNNNNNNNNNNNNNNNNNNNNNNNNNNNNNNNNNNNNNNNNNNNNNNNNNNNNNNNNNNNNNNNNNNNNNNNNNNNNNNNNNNNNNNNNNNNNNNNNNNNNNNNNNNNNNNNNNNNNNNNNNNNNNNNNNNNNNNNNNNNNNNNNNNNNNNNNNNNNNNNNNNNNNNNNNNNNNNNNNNNNNNNNNNNNNNNNNNNNNNNNNNNNNNNNNNNNNNNNNNNNNNNNNNNNNNNNNNNNNNNNNNNNNNNNNNNNNNNNNNNNNNNNNNNNNNNNNNNNNNNNNNNNNNNNNNNNNNNNNNNNNNNNNNNNNNNNNNNNNNNNNNNNNNNNNNNNNNNNNNNNNNNNNNNNNNNNNNNNNNNNNNNNNNNNNNNNNNNNNNNNNNNNNNNNNNNNNNNNNNNNNNNNNNNNNNNNNNNNNNNNNNNNNNNNNNNNNNNNNNNNNNNNNNNNNNNNNNNNNNNNNNNNNNNNNNNNNNNNNNNNNNNNNNNNNNNNNNNNNNNNNNNNNNNNNNNNNNNNNNNNNNNNNNNNNNNNNNNNNNNNNNNNNNNNNNNNNNNNNNNNNNNNNNNNNNNNNNNNNNNNNNNNNNNNNNNNNNNNNNNNNNNNNNNNNNNNNNNNNNNNNNNNNNNNNNNNNNNNNNNNNNNNNNNNNNNNNNNNNNNNNNNNNNNNNNNNNNNNNNNNNNNNNNNNNNNNNNNNNNNNNNNNNNNNNNNNNNNNNNNNNNNNNNNNNNNNNNNNNNNNNNNNNNNNNNNNNNNNNNNNNNNNNNNNNNNNNNNNNNNNNNNNNNNNNNNNNNNNNNNNNNNNNNNNNNNNNNNNNNNNNNNNNNNNNNNNNNNNNNNNNNNNNNNNNNNNNNNNNNNNNNNNNNNNNNNNNNNNNNNNNNNNNNNNNNNNNNNNNNNNNNNNNNNNNNNNNNNNNNNNNNNNNNNNNNNNNNNNNNNNNNNNNNNNNNNNNNNNNNNNNNNNNNNNNNNNNNNNNNNNNNNNNNNNNNNNNNNNNNNNNNNNNNNNNNNNNNNNNNNNNNNNNNNNNNNNNNNNNNNNNNNNNNNNNNNNNNNNNNNNNNNNNNNNNNNNNNNNNNNNNNNNNNNNNNNNNNNNNNNNNNNNNNNNNNNNNNNNNNNNNNNNNNNNNNNNNNNNNNNNNNNNNNNNNNNNNNNNNNNNNNNNNNNNNNNNNNNNNNNNNNNNNNNNNNNNNNNNNNNNNNNNNNNNNNNNNNNNNNNNNNNNNNNNNNNNNNNNNNNNNNNNNNNNNNNNNNNNNNNNNNNNNNNNNNNNNNNNNNNNNNNNNNNNNNNNNNNNNNNNNNNNNNNNNNNNNNNNNNNNNNNNNNNNNNNNNNNNNNNNNNNNNNNNNNNNNNNNNNNNNNNNNNNNNNNNNNNNNNNNNNNNNNNNNNNNNNNNNNNNNNNNNNNNNNNNNNNNNNNNNNNNNNNNNNNNNNNNNNNNNNNNNNNNNNNNNNNNNNNNNNNNNNNNNNNNNNNNNNNNNNNNNNNNNNNNNNNNNNNNNNNNNNNNNNNNNNNNNNNNNNNNNNNNNNNNNNNNNNNNNNNNNNNNNNNNNNNNNNNNNNNNNNNNNNNNNNNNNNNNNNNNNNNNNNNNNNNNNNNNNNNNNNNNNNNNNNNNNNNNNNNNNNNNNNNNNNNNNNNNNNNNNNNNNNNNNNNNNNNNNNNNNNNNNNNNNNNNNNNNNNNNNNNNNNNNNNNNNNNNNNNNNNNNNNNNNNNNNNNNNNNNNNNNNNNNNNNNNNNNNNNNNNNNNNNNNNNNNNNNNNNNNNNNNNNNNNNNNNNNNNNNNNNNNNNNNNNNNNNNNNNNNNNNNNNNNNNNNNNNNNNNNNNNNNNNNNNNNNNNNNNNNNNNNNNNNNNNNNNNNNNNNNNNNNNNNNNNNNNNNNNNNNNNNNNNNNNNNNNNNNNNNNNNNNNNNNNNNNNNNNNNNNNNNNNNNNNNNNNNNNNNNNNNNNNNNNNNNNNNNNNNNNNNNNNNNNNNNNNNNNNNNNNNNNNNNNNNNNNNNNNNNNNNNNNNNNNNNNNNNNNNNNNNNNNNNNNNNNNNNNNNNNNNNNNNNNNNNNNNNNNNNNNNNNNNNNNNNNNNNNNNNNNNNNNNNNNNNNNNNNNNNNNNNNNNNNNNNNNNNNNNNNNNNNNNNNNNNNNNNNNNNNNNNNNNNNNNNNNNNNNNNNNNNNNNNNNNNNNNNNNNNNNNNNNNNNNNNNNNNNNNNNNNNNNNNNNNNNNNNNNNNNNNNNNNNNNNNNNNNNNNNNNNNNNNNNNNNNNNNNNNNNNNNNNNNNNNNNNNNNNNNNNNNNNNNNNNNNNNNNNNNNNNNNNNNNNNNNNNNNNNNNNNNNNNNNNNNNNNNNNNNNNNNNNNNNNNNNNNNNNNNNNNNNNNNNNNNNNNNNNNNNNNNNNNNNNNNNNNNNNNNNNNNNNNNNNNNNNNNNNNNNNNNNNNNNNNNNNNNNNNNNNNNNNNNNNNNNNNNNNNNNNNNNNNNNNNNNNNNNNNNNNNNNNNNNNNNNNNNNNNNNNNNNNNNNNNNNNNNNNNNNNNNNNNNNNNNNNNNNNNNNNNNNNNNNNNNNNNNNNNNNNNNNNNNNNNNNNNNNNNNNNNNNNNNNNNNNNNNNNNNNNNNNNNNNNNNNNNNNNNNNNNNNNNNNNNNNNNNNNNNNNNNNNNNNNNNNNNNNNNNNNNNNNNNNNNNNNNNNNNNNNNNNNNNNNNNNNNNNNNNNNNNNNNNNNNNNNNNNNNNNNNNNNNNNNNNNNNNNNNNNNNNNNNNNNNNNNNNNNNNNNNNNNNNNNNNNNNNNNNNNNNNNNNNNNNNNNNNNNNNNNNNNNNNNNNNNNNNNNNNNNNNNNNNNNNNNNNNNNNNNNNNNNNNNNNNNNNNNNNNNNNNNNNNNNNNNNNNNNNNNNNNNNNNNNNNNNNNNNNNNNNNNNNNNNNNNNNNNNNNNNNNNNNNNNNNNNNNNNNNNNNNNNNNNNNNNNNNNNNNNNNNNNNNNNNNNNNNNNNNNNNNNNNNNNNNNNNNNNNNNNNNNNNNNNNNNNNNNNNNNNNNNNNNNNNNNNNNNNNNNNNNNNNNNNNNNNNNNNNNNNNNNNNNNNNNNNNNNNNNNNNNNNNNNNNNNNNNNNNNNNNNNNNNNNNNNNNNNNNNNNNNNNNNNNNNNNNNNNNNNNNNNNNNNNNNNNNNNNNNNNNNNNNNNNNNNNNNNNNNNNNNNNNNNNNNNNNNNNNNNNNNNNNNNNNNNNNNNNNNNNNNNNNNNNNNNNNNNNNNNNNNNNNNNNNNNNNNNNNNNNNNNNNNNNNNNNNNNNNNNNNNNNNNNNNNNNNNNNNNNNNNNNNNNNNNNNNNNNNNNNNNNNNNNNNNNNNNNNNNNNNNNNNNNNNNNNNNNNNNNNNNNNNNNNNNNNNNNNNNNNNNNNNNNNNNNNNNNNNNNNNNNNNNNNNNNNNNNNNNNNNNNNNNNNNNNNNNNNNNNNNNNNNNNNNNNNNNNNNNNNNNNNNNNNNNNNNNNNNNNNNNNNNNNNNNNNNNNNNNNNNNNNNNNNNNNNNNNNNNNNNNNNNNNNNNNNNNNNNNNNNNNNNNNNNNNNNNNNNNNNNNNNNNNNNNNNNNNNNNNNNNNNNNNNNNNNNNNNNNNNNNNNNNNNNNNNNNNNNNNNNNNNNNNNNNNNNNNNNNNNNNNNNNNNNNNNNNNNNNNNNNNNNNNNNNNNNNNNNNNNNNNNNNNNNNNNNNNNNNNNNNNNNNNNNNNNNNNNNNNNNNNNNNNNNNNNNNNNNNNNNNNNNNNNNNNNNNNNNNNNNaaaatcattgtgaataaattgaatttaaaaattcttatatctattTATATCACACATTAATATATAAACCTAAGTCCAggtaataaaaactaaaaaatgaacttattcatcttcaatgtacacaaattatatagtaaagatatatgacatttaagacaatgaagtagaataaatgttcacatataacaaaatatatacacaagaaaaacaataaataaaaatatttttctagatataaataattttttaaaactttttacagtgagttggagaagataaaagagaaaaaatattaaatattttgggatacacaaaaaaatagaaattgaaGAAGTGTTTGTCGTACTATGAAttcagttttcaaattaaatttatactataaagttatatttaccgttcaaactttataaatgcaatgaatttttctcaagatcAGAGTACATAaatgttcccgttaagatattaaagcaattagaaaaattaaatatattatttttctggaggtaatatcaataggacattagtaatttgattgtgctaattatacttataagttgatatgatatattaaaataagtgtcataagagtcagtaaaaagatgatttattgtcaaaaatattattattataaattgtaaataaatgacaacatttaatccatattttttaaaatcaatcaatcagtactttttatgtgatgatagattgttataataattaggggtgagcattcgTTCGGTTttgttaccgaccgaaccgaattagtcataatcagatcgaaccgaaatatttagcaataaccggaccgaccgaattaattttcataaccgatgaaaaccgaaccaaattaaaatcggttaattcttTTGGTGATCGgattaaccgattagttttaaaaaaattcgtgatttaactttaattatatatgtaatttttttaacactacagtctacacaaatgcattaaaaataaaatcacatacatcacaaaattttctttagaattagggctgattttaaaattaaaaagtaaaaaacttaaatatatattaaaatcgataaataataaaaatttattaaataatagtatttattttatcggttaattcgattagccgatttcaaaattttaaaaattgtaaccgaaccgaattaaccgatataactgaatttttttaatttgaaaaccgaattttcgaattaactcggttcggtcggttaattcggtttaaccgaaattttgctcacccctaataataatgtgtagtttatatgttatcaagtataagtgtctaataaattaaaggtgactaagaaagtaaaagcatccagtagaaattgttgtcaatttacatgaaaaagaataataatcaaacaacattgtaaataaaaaattacatatcattgattatcaaaaaaaattgtaataattgaatattataataaaatatatgtattattgagagaatatgacaaataacaaaagaaaacaatatgaaaaaagatatgagaaaaattttagtattccaaattttttttgaaaatctaaaaatatgtttttttttttcaaattagttacatatgctaattaaTAAGAATTGTTTTAATCCATAGCCGGCAGGATTAGGAAAAGGGCATCTCGGTCTAATAAAAATAAGCATTAAACTTGTCGATACCCACGTAAATGATAGAAGCCAGTTATgtaattattagatatataaaTGAGTCATTTCCATTCACCTTGTCTGTATTTTATGTATCTGAAAAATTATCTCATGCTAAAAAGATGAGTGTCAAATACAAATGCAAATTATCCGTAATtaattatagaaatttttttattaacacgCCCAATAGAAattcaaaaaaacaaaacaaaacaaaatataacgtgtataaaattaatttaatcaagcaTAAAACCCATTGCAAATGCGGCATATGTAAGGAAAAATGATAGTCCGaaatctgtaaaaaaaaaaaaaaaaaatcaatatctttTCAACAATCAGATAATTCACTCGATTTTCAACCATCTTACCAAtaaaaatgaaaggaaaacagaacaaataaataaatgacaaTGCATTGAAATCTGCAAACGCACTAA comes from the Primulina huaijiensis isolate GDHJ02 chromosome 8, ASM1229523v2, whole genome shotgun sequence genome and includes:
- the LOC140982569 gene encoding disease resistance protein At4g27190-like, translating into MADCYSNPLKYVKDVGKVIVTEVIWPPVKLLINYWWCFDGNVQGLRDEIGCLERERRNMEGNIEEARLRAESATTEVANWSNEGTQKLAEATRILQGCDDLKRWNIIPRYSVGKSAKETAEGIAKLRKEGNSIRIADPAPPASMVSVSHAPTPEFQSRKRIEEDIMESLKDGNVHMIAIWGLGGVGKTTMVRRMEDRVRKEKLFDEVVTVVVSQQIDELKIQKQIAEILRLDLSEETLDGRAHKLRARLMDSKKKLIIFDDVWKSFKPEAIGVPYGGCKIILTSRLKNVCGKMEANKVIEIQVLDKKEAWTLFREKSGDCVDDLYLRPIAAEVAAECKCLPIALVTVGIALKDGSIQTWKDALSQLRGANPTNFPEVVKDVYMPLKLSYDFLENESEKSLFLLCCLFPEDYNIRIEDLALLSFVLRMFEGIYKIENGRNRTSNILERLRSRSLLMTGSDENEVKMHDVVRDVAIFIGSKEKQGFLNVSSMDLSSKDSSRNCNWMSVDISIANAKLPVGLDFPNLRLLMILNSNYSEFPERFDVSDICFKGMKELTVLYFSHQNFQSLPSSLEFLKKLRKLHLENCEVKDISIVGVLASLEILCVWRCHEIEELPVNVGELKFLRLLELRNCLELRRIVAGVITSLVGLEELKIVDCFNKWEAKGNVSEERNASLSELESLGNLTCLEIDIFDPNLVAQEILLSKQLRR
- the LOC140982570 gene encoding uncharacterized protein isoform X2; amino-acid sequence: MNAIDCKLPMLEHLRLRNLGELEEIIDGPIPEGSNSFQTLESLAVDYLPKLGYLWKSPNQNVSLVNLKTISIEDCSNLRYLFSMATARSLVQLQSLVIHSCDTIEQVLWNEMESNTEASVIEFPKLKALTLLYLPNLLAFTQGVEIIKSPLLIELEIGNCPNLRTKIDQFPAGMIEKIVVSGSDNIEEIFRDDGNRHIIFQELRVLRLENLSSLTTFYGGVESIKFPKLEELLIGNLPRLNSFVAIDSEATHDQNSLHLFCNKKVEIIGLKTLDLWNMPDKINNMWCRHIPISFFQNLETLIIFKVDGIRNLISSSIAKALVNLNTLHIYRCKEMIDVIEDETHVTVNSVFPNLEYLDIEVNCKLRSFCQWKHAFELPSLVDIQITDCPLMKIFTLGSLSTPKLHRFQINGEDIEMKDLNGGIHHFKSTKNANEDENKDENNEDEKHEDKKQIKGEENTESSNNNLM
- the LOC140982570 gene encoding uncharacterized protein isoform X1, with the protein product MNAIDCKLPMLEHLRLRNLGELEEIIDGPIPEGSNSFQTLESLAVDYLPKLGYLWKSPNQNVSLVNLKTISIEDCSNLRYLFSMATARSLVQLQSLVIHSCDTIEQVLWNEMESNTEASVIEFPKLKALTLLYLPNLLAFTQGVEIIKSPLLIELEIGNCPNLRTKIDQFPAGMIEKIVVSGSDNIEEIFRDDGNRHIIFQELRVLRLENLSSLTTFYGGVESIKFPKLEELLIGNLPRLNSFVAIDSEATHDQNSLHLFCNKKVEIIGLKTLDLWNMPDKINNMWCRHIPISFFQNLETLIIFKVDGIRNLISSSIAKALVNLNTLHIYRCKEMIDVIEDETHVTVNSVFPNLEYLDIEVNCKLRSFCQWKHAFELPSLVDIQITDCPLMKIFTLGSLSTPKLHRFQINGEDIEMKDLNGGIHHFKSTKQNANEDENKDENNEDEKHEDKKQIKGEENTESSNNNLM